The stretch of DNA GGCCGCGGCCCCGGTACGCCGTCGGGCTGCAGCCGTAGGCCCGCCGGAAGGCCGCGGCGAACCGCGCCGGGCTGCGGTAGCCGCAGGCGCCCGCGACCTGCTGCACCGTCAGGCGGGTCCCGCGCAGGAGGCCCTCCGCGGCCTGCAGCCTCACCCGGGCCAGGTAGCGGTGCGGGGTGAGACCCGTGGCCGCGCTGAAGCCGCGCAGGAAGTGGTACTTGCTCAGGCTGACCACCGCCGCCAGGTCGGCGAGCGGCACGTCCTCGGCCAGGTGGTCGTGCATGTACGCGACGACCCGCTCGACGTCGCGGCCCGCGAGCGGCGTCGGGGCCGGCGGGCGGCTCGGTGCGCTGCGGTGCGCCAGGTGCGCCACCAGGGCCTGCGCCAGGGAGTCCGCGTAGAGCGCCGGCCCCCGCTCGTCGAGCGCCTGCTCGAGGGCACGCGCCCCCGCGGCGGCGAACGGGTCGTCGACCGACAGCGCGTCGGGGAAGCGGTTGCTGTCCGGGACGAGCGAGGGGTCGAGGTGCAGGTGCAGCGACCTCAGCGGGGACCGCCCGTCCGAGCGCCAGCGCAGCGTGCTGTCCCGGCCCGGTGCGCTGACGCCCATCGACCCCGGGCGGTAGTCCGCCTGGCGCCAGGTGCCGTCGTGCCGGCTCTCGATGCGGTAGCGCCCGGCCGTGACGAGGACCAGGAGCAGGTCCTCGGACCGTACGGTGAACGCCTCGCTCGCCGCCGGGTCCTCGTAGACGCGCGCCGCGACCGCCGTCCAGCCCAGGCCGTCGCTGGAGCGCAGCAGCCGGGAGGGCAGGCCGACCGCCGCCATCAGGGGAGGACCGTGCGGTCGGCGGCCGGCAGTCCCCAGCTGGCGAGCGTGCGCAGCCCCTGCACGGACGCGCTGCCGGGCTCGGCGGTGTAGACGAAGAGGGTCTGGTCGGGGTCCCCGGGCAGCGTCAGGGTCTCGTAGCCCAGGACGAGGTCGCCGACGACCGGGTGGCGGAAGCGCTTGCTGCCGGACGTGCGCTGGTAGACGCGGTGCTCCTGCCACCAGGTGCGGAACTCCGGGCTGCCCGCGGCGAGCTCGGCGACGAGGTCCCGCGCCGCGCGGTCCCCCGGGTCGCGGCCGGTGTCGAGGCGCAGGGTCTCGACGACGGCGCGCGCCTGCACGTCCCAGTCGGCGAACAGGGCGCGGGCCTCGTCGGACAGCAGGACCCAGCGCGCGTAGTTGCGCTGGCGCGCCGGCATGCGGTCCCAGTCGACGAGCAGGGCCCGCGCGACCCGGTTGGCGGCGAGCACGTCGGTGCGGCGCCCCAGGACCATCGCCGGCTGCCCCTCCAGCGCGTCGAGCAGCTGGTGCAGGCCCGGTCGCACGCGCTGGACCTCCGGGGCCCGCGTGGGCCTCGTCGTGGTCCCCTCGCCGAGGAGGTCCGCGAGGTGCGCGCGCCCTGCCGCGTCGAGGTCGAGGGCGCGGGCCACCGCGTCGACGACGCCGGTCGACGGCCGGACCGGCCGGCCCTGCTCGAGCCGCGTGTAGTAGTCCGTCGAGACGCCGGCGAGCAGCGCGACCTCCTCGCGGCGCAGCCCGGGGACGCGGCGCACCCGCCCGTCCGCCGGCAGCCCGGCCCGCGCAGGGTCGACGCCGGCGCGCGCCCGGCGCAGGAAGTCCGCGAGCTCTCGTCGGGTGCCGTCCACCCGCCCATGCTCACACGCCGGAGCCCCCGCCGGCACGGTCCAGGGTGGGTCCGGCGGTCCTGGGCGGCGCGGTCCCGGGCAGCGCGGTCCCAGTCACGACCGGGCCCGTCGTGGACCCCTCGGCGGCCCCGCGCGCTCCCACGCTGGAGGGGCGCCGCCGGACCGCGGCGGCGCCCCCACCGAGGCGAGGAGCCACCATGACCACCACCACCCGCACCTGGTTCGTCACCGGCACGTCGCGCGGACTGGGGCTGCAGCTCGTACGGCAGCTCCTCGAGCGCGGCGAGGCCGTCGCGGCGACGACCCGCTCGACCGGGCGCCTGCTCGCCGGGCTCGACGGGGTCGGCACGGAGCGGCTGCTGCCGCTGGAGGTCGACCTCGCTGACGAGGCCGCGGTGCGTACGGCCGTCGCCGCCGCCGTCGAGCGCTTCGGCGGCCTCGACGTCGTGGTCAACAACGCCGGGTACGGCCACCTCGCCGCGGTCGAGGAGGTCAGCGACCGGGAGGCGCGCGCCATGTTCGACGTGCAGGTCTTCGGCGTCTGGAACGTCCTGCGCGCCGCCCTGCCGGTCCTGCGCGAGGCCGGCCGCGGGCACGTCGTCAACGTCTCGTCGGTCCTCGGCCTGACCTCGTTCCCCGGCTGGGGCCTCTACTGCGCCGGCAAGTACGCCCTCGAGGGCCTCACCGGGTCGCTGGCCGCGGAGGTCGCGCACCTCGGGGTGCGCGTGACGCTCGTCGAGCCGGGCTACCTGCGCACGGACTTCCTGACCCCTGCCTCGCTGGCCCTGCCGCAGCGCACCCTGCCCGGCTACGAGGCCGTGCGCGAGATGACGGCCGCCCACCAGGGCATGCCGGGCACGCAGCTGGGTGACCCCGCCCGCGCCGCGGAGGCTGTCGTGGCCGTCGTCGACGCGGGCGACGCGCCGCTGCACCAGCTCCTCGGGTCGGACTCGCTGGCCCTGGTGGGCGCCCGCCTGGAAGCGCTTGCCGCGGACGTGGAGGCCGGCGCGGCGCTGGCGCGCACCACGGACATCGTCGACGGCTGAGCGAGGGGCGGCTCAGGCCGGCAGCGGGTGCTCGCGGTCCGGCCCGGGGCCGGCCCCGGGCGCCTCGCCGCCGTCCGGGAACGCCACCCCCGCGAGCCGCTCCGAGAGCGTCCAGACGCGCTGGGCCTCGTCGGGGCTGCGCAGCGGCCGGTACGGCTCCTGCTCCGCCGGCGGCCCGCTGATGTGCCGGAAGCGGCGGGGGCCGTAGAGGCGCCCTCCGGCATCCGGCGCCGTGGCGGCGAGCAGGGCGGGCAGCGCGGCCGTCTCGGGGGTCCCGGCGATGCCGAGCGCCGACAGCCGCCGGATCAGCCGGACGTCGCGCGTCTCCTCCGGGCGGCCGATGCCGGGCTGCGCCGCGAGCAGGTTGGTCGGGGCGATCCCCGGGTGCGAGAGGGCGCTCGCGACCCCCCAGCCGCCCGCGGCGCTGCGCCGGTCCAGCTCGAGGCCGAAGAGCCCTACGGCGACCTTCGACTGCGCGTACGCGGCGAACGGCTCGTAGGAACGCTCCCACTGCAGGTCGTCCCAGTGCATCGCCCCGCGGTCCGCGGCGACGCTCACCTGCCACACCACGCGTGCACGGGCGGCCCGCAGCAGCGGCATCAGGCGCCCCGTGAGCGCGACGTGGCCGACGTGGTTGGTCCCGAGCTGCAGCTCGTACCCGTCGGCGGTCGTGCGCCGCTCGGGCGGCGTCATGACGCCGGCGTTGTTGACGAGGAGGTCGACGGGGCGGCCCTCCCCGAGCAGGGCGTCGGCGAACGCGCGCACCGACGCGAGCGAGGCCAGGTCCAGGGCGTGCAGGGTGACCCGCGCCCCGGGCACCTGCGTCCGCAGGTGCGCGGCGGCCGCGTCGCCCTTGGCGGAGCTGCGGACCGGCAGGACGAGGTCGGCGCCGGCCGCGGCGAGGCGGCGGGCGATGACCAGGCCGATGCCGTCGCTGCCCCCGGTGAGCACCGCCCGGCGTCCCGACAGGTCGGGGAGGGCGGTGCCGGTCGTCGTACGGGCCATGGTCGGGCTCCTGTGCTGGGTGGGTGCGCCGTGCGGCGCCGTGCGGCCACTCTCGCCCGACCCGCGGACCGGAGGCAGGGCCTGCCGATCCCCCCTTCCGGAGCCCCGCGGCGCGGGGCGAGGGGGGGATCGTCGGGCCGTGGCTGCGCCCCTCGCGCTCCGGTAGGAACGGCGGTGCCGCCCCGGCAGGGACGGTCCGACCCGCACCCCGAGGAGCACGTGGTGATCGATCGAGCCGGCTTGGCGGAGTTCCTCCGGCGGCGCCGCGAGGCGCTGCAGCCCGAGGACGTCGGGCTGCCGCGCGGCCCGCGCCGCCGCACGGCGGGGCTGCGGCGCGAGGAGGTCGCCGCGCTCTGCCACATGTCGACCGACTACTACTCGCGCCTGGAGCGCGAGCGGGGTCCCCAGCCGTCGGAGCAGATGGTCGCGTCGATCGCGCAGGGCCTGCACCTGACCCTCGACGAGCGCGACCACCTGCACCGCCTGGCCGGGCACCAGCCGCCGCCCCGCGGGGCGAGCAGCGAGCACATCAGCCCCGGCCTGCTGCGGATCTTCGACCGCCTCGCGGACACGCCCGCCGAGATCGTCACCGAGCTCGGCGAGACGCTGCGCCAGACGCCGCCCGGGGTCGCGCTCGTGGGTGACGCCACCCGCTACACCGGCCCGGCGCGCAGCAGGGGCTACCGGTGGTTCGCGGACCCCGCGGCGCGCGAGCTCTACGTCCCCGAGGACCGCGCCCTCATGAGCCGCATGTACGCCGCCGGGCTGCGCCAGCTGCTCGCGGTCCGGGGCCCCGGGTCGAGGGCGGCGCACCTGGCGGAGCTGCTGCTCGAGCGGAGCGAGGAGTTCCGCACCCTCTGGGCCGCGCACGAGGTCGGCGTCCACCGCGACGAGGTGAAGCGCTACCTGCACCCCGAGGTGGGTCGGCTCGACCTCGAGTGCCAGACGCTCGTCGACCCGCACCAGGCCCACCGCCTGCTCGTCTACACCGCCGTCCCCGGCTCCGAGAGCTACGAGAAGCTCCGGATGCTCACGGTGATCGGCGCCCAGTCCCTCGCCCTCAGCCCCCCAGGCGCCGCCGGCGCAGATCCCGGAGACCCCCGATGACCCGCTTCCTGCACCACCTCGGCCGCTCCTCGGCGGCGCACCCCTGGCGCACCGTCGGCGCGTGGGTGCTGGCCGCCGTGCTGGCCACCCTCGCCGGCGGTGCCCTCGGCGGCACGACGCGGGACGACTTCGACGTCGAGGGCGCACCCGCCCTCGCCGGCATCCAGTCGCTGCGCGAGCACTTCCCGGGCTCCGGCGCGGCCGGCAGCTCCGCCCAGGTCGTCGTCCACGACCCGGCGGGGACCCCGCTCGACGGGGCGTCCGTCGCCGACGTCGCGTCCCGTCTCGCGCAGGTCGAGCACGTCACCTCCGTGGGGGCGCCGCGCTGGTCCGGCGACCGCGACACCGCGCTGCTCGCCGTCAGCCTGGACGCCCCCGTCACCGACCCGGACCTCGCGGGGGGCCGCGGCGCCGAGGCCCTCGAGGCCGCGGTGCAGGGCGCCGCGCCGGGGCTGCAGGTCGAGCTCGGCGGCGAGCTGCCGAACGTCTCCACCGGGGAGGTGCGGGGCACGGGCGAGCTCGTCGGCGCGGCCGTCGCCCTGCTGCTCATGGTCGTCGTGCTGGGCACGGTCGTCGCCGCCGGCCTGCCCCTGCTCGTCGCCCTCACCGGGCTCGCCGTGTCCGCCGCCGGGGTCACGCTCCTGGCCGCCGTGACCGAGGTCAGCACCACCGCCCCGACCGTCGCGGTCATGGTGGGCCTCGGCGTCGGCATCGACTACGCGCTGCTGCTCGTCACCCGGCACCTGGAGCACCTGCGCGCCGGGCTCCCCGTCACCGAGGCCGCCGGCCGCGCCGCCGCGACGGCCGGGCGGTCGGTGGTCTTCGCCGCCGCCATCGTGCTCGTCTCCCTCATGGGCCTGCCGCTGGCCGGACTGCCGATGTACTCCTCGTTCGGCTTCGCCACGGGCATCGCCGTGGTGGCCGTCGCCGCCGCCGCCCTCACCCTCGTCCCCGCCCTGTGCGGGATCCTCGGGCGGCGCCTGCTGCCGCGCCGCGAGCGCCGCGAGCGCCGCGACGGCGCCCTGCGCCCGGCCGTCCCGGCCCAGCGCACGCGCCGGCCCGCGCCCTGGTCCGCGCGGTGGGCGGCCGCCGTCGCCCGCAGGCCGGTGCCGTGGGCCGTCGCCGCGTCGGCCCTCGTGCTCGCGCTCGCCGCGCCCGCCCTCGACATGCGCACGTTCCCGCGGGACGTGTCGAACAACCCGGCGGACAGCACCACGCGGCAGGCGTACGACATCGTCGCGGCCGAGTACGGCGCGGGCGCGAACGGCCCGCTCACGGTGGTCGTCGACCGCGCCGCCGTCGGCGACGCGGGCGTGGCCGCGGCCCGGGAGCGGCTGCTGGCCGAGGACGAGGTCGTCGCCGTCGGCGAGCCGGTCGTGTCGCCGGACGGGCAGGTCGCGGTGCTCGAGGCGCAGCCGGCCTCCGGCCCCGCCGACGAGCGCACCCACGCGCTGGTCGAGCGCCTGCGCGCGGAGCTCGACGGCGCCCAGGTCACCGGCAGCACGGCGATGCAGTCCGACATCGCGGTGCTCCTGTCGGAGCGGCTGTGGCTCGTCGTCGGCGTCGTCGTCGCGGTGTCGATGCTCCTGCTGGCGGCGATGTTCCGCTCGCTCGTCGTGCCGCTCAAGGCGGCGGTGCTCAACCTGCTCTCGATCGGCGCCGCGTACGGCGTCGTCACCGCGGTGTTCCAGTGGGGCTGGGGTGCCGGGCTGCTCGGGGTCGACCACCCGATGCCCGTCTCGAGCTTCCTGCCGATCCTGCTCTTCGCCATCCTCTTCGGCCTGTCCATGGACTACGAGGTGTTCCTGCTCTCGCGGATCCGTGAGCACTGGCTCCGCACCGGCGAGGCGCGCTCGGCCGTCGTGCAGGGCCTCGCGGCCACCGGCCGGGTCATCTCGACCGCCGCGGCCGTCATGGTGGTCGTCTTCCTCGGCTTCGCCACCGAGGCCGACGTCGTGGTGCGCCAGCTCGGGCTCGGCATGGCCGTCGCCGTCGCCCTCGACGCGACCGTCGTGCGCATGGTCCTCGTCCCCGCGTCGATGGCCCTGCTGGGGCGGGCGTCCTGGTGGCTGCCCGCGTGGATCGACCGGCTCCTGCCGCGCATCGAGGCCGAGGCCGCCGACCAGCAGCCCGGCCGGGACCACGAGGGCGAGCGCGCCGGCGCCCTCGGCTGAGCACGCGCGGGGCGGCCCGCAGGGGCGGGCCGCCCCGCCGACGCGCACCCGCCCCGCCGCCGCGCACCCGCCCTGCCCGTCCGACCCGAGGAGCACCGCCGTGCCCGTCCCGCCCGACGTCGCCGTCCCCGACCTCACCGGCCGTCGCGCCGTCGTCACGGGCGCCACCCGCGGGCTCGGCCTCGTCCTCGCCGCGCGGCTCGCGGCAGCCGGGGCCGAGGTGCTCCTGCCCGTGCGCGACCCGGGCAGGGGCCGCGCCGCCGTCGCCGCGGTCCGGCGCCGGGTGCCCGGTGCCGACGTCTCGCTGCGCGAGCTCGACCTCGCCGCGCTGCACTCGGTCGCTGCCCTGGGGCGCACCCTGTGCGCCGAGGGCCGGCCGGTGCACCTGCTCGTCAACAACGCCGGCGTGCTGCCCCCGCCGGAGCGCCGTACGACCGCCGCGGGCCTCGAGCTGCAGCTCGGGACCAACCACCTCGGGCACTTCGCGCTCGTCGCCCACCTGCTGCCCCTGCTGCGGGCGGGGCGCGCCCGGGTCACCTCGCAGGTGGGCCTGGCGGCCGCCCGCGGCTCCCTCGACTGGGACGACCTGGGCTGGGACGGGGGCTACGAGGGCCGGGCCGCGCACCGCCGCTCCAAGCTCGCGCTCGCGCTCTTCGGCTTGGAGCTCCAGCGGCGGAGCCGCGCGCTCGGCTGGGGCGTCACGAGCAACCTGTGCCACCCGGGGCTGGCGCCGACGGGCGCGCCGGGGCGGGGGGCCGGCCGCTCGCGCGCCGTCGAGGCCCTCGCGGGGTGCGGCCTCGTCGGCACGGTCGAGACCGCCGCGCTCCCCGCGCTCCTCGCCGCCACGGCACCCGCCGCGGGCGGTCGCCTGTACGGCCCGAGCGGCCCGGGGCACCTCGGCGGCCCGCCGGCCCAGCAGCGCCCCTGGCGCCCGCTGCGCAGCACCGGGGACGCCGAGCGGCTCTGGCGGGCGTCGGAGGTGCTGACCGGGGTGGCGTTCCCGGCGGGGGCCGTCAGCGGTCGTAGTGACCGGCCGCGATGTCCTCGAGCAGCGTAGGACCCGTGGGCTCCCAGCCCAGCAGCTCGCGGGTGAGGGCGCTCGAGGCGGGGACGTCGGCGGCGAGGAACGCCCCGACGAAGGGCAGGTCGTGCGCGAGCTGCTCCGCGGTGACGGACCGGGCCGACAGCCGCAGGCGGTCGGCGAGCGCGGCCGCGATGCGGCGCACCGGCACGCCCTCCTCGGCCGCCGCGTGGACGACGGTGCCCGCGGGTGCGCGCTCCAGCGCGAGGCGGACCAGGACAGCGGTGTCCGACCGGTGCACCGCCGACCAGCGGCCGCTCCCGTCGCCCGGGTAGGGGACGGCTCCGGCGCGCCGGGCGTGCTCGGCCAGGAGCGCGACGAAGCCGTGGTCGCCCTCGCCGTGCACGGTCGGCGCGAAGCGGGCGCTGACGACGCGCACACCGCGGTCCGCGTGGTCCAGGGCCAGCTCCTCGGCGCCGCCCCGGGGTGCGTCGACGCCCCGGGCCCCGGTCCGGTCGCGCTCGGTGGTGGGACGCCCGAGGCCGGGCACGGCGAGGCCGGCGGCGATCACCAGGGGGCGGCCGGTGCCCGTGAGCGCCCCGGCCAGGGTGCCGACGGCGGCGCGCTCCGCGCGGTTC from Vallicoccus soli encodes:
- a CDS encoding helix-turn-helix domain-containing protein; the protein is MAAVGLPSRLLRSSDGLGWTAVAARVYEDPAASEAFTVRSEDLLLVLVTAGRYRIESRHDGTWRQADYRPGSMGVSAPGRDSTLRWRSDGRSPLRSLHLHLDPSLVPDSNRFPDALSVDDPFAAAGARALEQALDERGPALYADSLAQALVAHLAHRSAPSRPPAPTPLAGRDVERVVAYMHDHLAEDVPLADLAAVVSLSKYHFLRGFSAATGLTPHRYLARVRLQAAEGLLRGTRLTVQQVAGACGYRSPARFAAAFRRAYGCSPTAYRGRGR
- a CDS encoding helix-turn-helix domain-containing protein, with the protein product MDGTRRELADFLRRARAGVDPARAGLPADGRVRRVPGLRREEVALLAGVSTDYYTRLEQGRPVRPSTGVVDAVARALDLDAAGRAHLADLLGEGTTTRPTRAPEVQRVRPGLHQLLDALEGQPAMVLGRRTDVLAANRVARALLVDWDRMPARQRNYARWVLLSDEARALFADWDVQARAVVETLRLDTGRDPGDRAARDLVAELAAGSPEFRTWWQEHRVYQRTSGSKRFRHPVVGDLVLGYETLTLPGDPDQTLFVYTAEPGSASVQGLRTLASWGLPAADRTVLP
- a CDS encoding SDR family NAD(P)-dependent oxidoreductase: MTTTTRTWFVTGTSRGLGLQLVRQLLERGEAVAATTRSTGRLLAGLDGVGTERLLPLEVDLADEAAVRTAVAAAVERFGGLDVVVNNAGYGHLAAVEEVSDREARAMFDVQVFGVWNVLRAALPVLREAGRGHVVNVSSVLGLTSFPGWGLYCAGKYALEGLTGSLAAEVAHLGVRVTLVEPGYLRTDFLTPASLALPQRTLPGYEAVREMTAAHQGMPGTQLGDPARAAEAVVAVVDAGDAPLHQLLGSDSLALVGARLEALAADVEAGAALARTTDIVDG
- a CDS encoding SDR family oxidoreductase; amino-acid sequence: MARTTTGTALPDLSGRRAVLTGGSDGIGLVIARRLAAAGADLVLPVRSSAKGDAAAAHLRTQVPGARVTLHALDLASLASVRAFADALLGEGRPVDLLVNNAGVMTPPERRTTADGYELQLGTNHVGHVALTGRLMPLLRAARARVVWQVSVAADRGAMHWDDLQWERSYEPFAAYAQSKVAVGLFGLELDRRSAAGGWGVASALSHPGIAPTNLLAAQPGIGRPEETRDVRLIRRLSALGIAGTPETAALPALLAATAPDAGGRLYGPRRFRHISGPPAEQEPYRPLRSPDEAQRVWTLSERLAGVAFPDGGEAPGAGPGPDREHPLPA
- a CDS encoding helix-turn-helix transcriptional regulator; translation: MIDRAGLAEFLRRRREALQPEDVGLPRGPRRRTAGLRREEVAALCHMSTDYYSRLERERGPQPSEQMVASIAQGLHLTLDERDHLHRLAGHQPPPRGASSEHISPGLLRIFDRLADTPAEIVTELGETLRQTPPGVALVGDATRYTGPARSRGYRWFADPAARELYVPEDRALMSRMYAAGLRQLLAVRGPGSRAAHLAELLLERSEEFRTLWAAHEVGVHRDEVKRYLHPEVGRLDLECQTLVDPHQAHRLLVYTAVPGSESYEKLRMLTVIGAQSLALSPPGAAGADPGDPR
- a CDS encoding MMPL family transporter yields the protein MTRFLHHLGRSSAAHPWRTVGAWVLAAVLATLAGGALGGTTRDDFDVEGAPALAGIQSLREHFPGSGAAGSSAQVVVHDPAGTPLDGASVADVASRLAQVEHVTSVGAPRWSGDRDTALLAVSLDAPVTDPDLAGGRGAEALEAAVQGAAPGLQVELGGELPNVSTGEVRGTGELVGAAVALLLMVVVLGTVVAAGLPLLVALTGLAVSAAGVTLLAAVTEVSTTAPTVAVMVGLGVGIDYALLLVTRHLEHLRAGLPVTEAAGRAAATAGRSVVFAAAIVLVSLMGLPLAGLPMYSSFGFATGIAVVAVAAAALTLVPALCGILGRRLLPRRERRERRDGALRPAVPAQRTRRPAPWSARWAAAVARRPVPWAVAASALVLALAAPALDMRTFPRDVSNNPADSTTRQAYDIVAAEYGAGANGPLTVVVDRAAVGDAGVAAARERLLAEDEVVAVGEPVVSPDGQVAVLEAQPASGPADERTHALVERLRAELDGAQVTGSTAMQSDIAVLLSERLWLVVGVVVAVSMLLLAAMFRSLVVPLKAAVLNLLSIGAAYGVVTAVFQWGWGAGLLGVDHPMPVSSFLPILLFAILFGLSMDYEVFLLSRIREHWLRTGEARSAVVQGLAATGRVISTAAAVMVVVFLGFATEADVVVRQLGLGMAVAVALDATVVRMVLVPASMALLGRASWWLPAWIDRLLPRIEAEAADQQPGRDHEGERAGALG
- a CDS encoding SDR family oxidoreductase, with the protein product MPVPPDVAVPDLTGRRAVVTGATRGLGLVLAARLAAAGAEVLLPVRDPGRGRAAVAAVRRRVPGADVSLRELDLAALHSVAALGRTLCAEGRPVHLLVNNAGVLPPPERRTTAAGLELQLGTNHLGHFALVAHLLPLLRAGRARVTSQVGLAAARGSLDWDDLGWDGGYEGRAAHRRSKLALALFGLELQRRSRALGWGVTSNLCHPGLAPTGAPGRGAGRSRAVEALAGCGLVGTVETAALPALLAATAPAAGGRLYGPSGPGHLGGPPAQQRPWRPLRSTGDAERLWRASEVLTGVAFPAGAVSGRSDRPRCPRAA
- a CDS encoding NAD-dependent epimerase/dehydratase family protein, coding for MRVFITGASGFIGSAVVPELLSAGHEVLGLARSDASAAAVAAQGADVLRGDLDDLESLRRGAAAADGVVHLANKHDWTDPAASNRAERAAVGTLAGALTGTGRPLVIAAGLAVPGLGRPTTERDRTGARGVDAPRGGAEELALDHADRGVRVVSARFAPTVHGEGDHGFVALLAEHARRAGAVPYPGDGSGRWSAVHRSDTAVLVRLALERAPAGTVVHAAAEEGVPVRRIAAALADRLRLSARSVTAEQLAHDLPFVGAFLAADVPASSALTRELLGWEPTGPTLLEDIAAGHYDR